The proteins below are encoded in one region of Hordeum vulgare subsp. vulgare chromosome 3H, MorexV3_pseudomolecules_assembly, whole genome shotgun sequence:
- the LOC123444564 gene encoding L-type lectin-domain containing receptor kinase IX.1-like yields the protein MGISVAVPSLLLLSAALLLPPAAAGFSFTYNFTAVSDSAPSGISFQGDAFFNKFIRLTRDERVGPLTSSAGRAFFSRPIPLFDPVSRRPASFASAFSFSISAPEPSAASGDGLAFFLSPFPSVLPNRSAGGLLGLFNSSARNGGRSLVAVEFDTYRNDWDPSDDHVGIDLGGIASVATADWPTSMKDGRTAHARVAYDAEAKNLTVALSYGDAPPTDVLLWYAVDLREHLPDSVAVGFSAATGEAAELHKVLYWDFTSSVDSKEQTVMLWVILGLCGFLVVLVGAGVVWFVKEWRKTGECVPYVDIDDAMGYDELTDEFIVQSGPRRFRYAELVAATNNFSEQRKLGQGGFGAVYRGFLKELRQEVAIKRVSKGSTQGRKEYAAEVRIISQLRHRHLVRLVGWCHEHRGDFLLVYELMPNGSVDQHLYGKGVHLTWPTRYDIALGLASALLYLHEECLQCIVHRDIKPSNVMLDATFSAKLGDFGLAKLVEHGSQPYTTVLAGTLGYLAPECLTTGKASRESDVYSFGVVALEIACGRQPSEPTAEPSKARLVPWVWELYGKKALLEAADWRLKGEFDEKQMEHLMVVGLWCAHPDYTHRPSIRQALNALKFEAPLPVLAPKMPVPTFFPLPDLAALVSSVGGAQNPGVTECESSGANAGQRSSVRDRLLEP from the coding sequence ATGGGGATCTCCGTCGccgtcccctccctcctcctcctctccgccgccctcctcctgccgccggcAGCTGCGGGATTCTCCTTCACCTACAACTTCACCGCCGTCTCGGACTCGGCCCCATCGGGCATCTCCTTCCAGGGCGACGCCTTCTTCAACAAGTTCATCCGCCTCACCCGCGACGAGCGCGTCGGGCCCCTCACCAGCAGCGCCGGCCGGGCCTTCTTCTCCCGCCCCATCCCACTCTTTGACCCTGTCTCCCGCCGCCCCGCCTCGTTCgcctccgccttctccttctccatctccgcCCCCGAACCCTCCGCCGCCTCCGGCGACGGCCTCGCCTTCTTCCTCTCCCCGTTCCCCTCAGTCCTCCCCAACAGATCCGCTGGCGGCCTTCTCGGGCTCTTCAACTCCTCCGCCCGCAACGGGGGTCGCTCCCTCGTCGCCGTCGAATTCGACACCTACAGGAACGATTGGGATCCCAGCGACGACCACGTCGGCATCGACCTCGGGGGCATCGCCTCCGTGGCCACCGCCGACTGGCCGACCAGCATGAAGGACGGCCGCACGGCGCACGCGCGCGTCGCGTACGACGCTGAGGCCAAGAACCTCACCGTGGCCCTCTCCTACGGCGACGCTCCCCCCACGGACGTCCTTCTGTGGTACGCCGTCGATTTGAGGGAACACCTGCCTGACTCCGTGGCCGTTGGCTTCTCCGCCGCCACTGGCGAGGCCGCCGAGCTGCACAAGGTCCTGTACTGGGATTTCACCTCCAGCGTCGACAGCAAAGAGCAGACGGTGATGCTGTGGGTGATATTGGGATTGTGCGGATTCCTTGTTGTGCTGGTCGGTGCAGGGGTTGTTTGGTTCGTCAAGGAATGGAGGAAGACAGGGGAATGTGTGCCCTATGTCGACATCGACGATGCAATGGGGTACGACGAGCTAACTGACGAGTTCATCGTGCAGAGCGGGCCAAGACGGTTCCGTTATGCTGAATTGGTGGCGGCAACCAACAATTTCTCCGAGCAGAGGAAGCTCGGGCAGGGCGGGTTCGGTGCTGTTTACCGGGGGTTCTTGAAGGAGCTCCGTCAGGAGGTGGCCATCAAGAGGGTCTCCAAGGGGTCGACGCAGGGGCGCAAGGAGTACGCAGCCGAGGTACGCATCATCAGCCAGCTGCGCCACCGGCATTTGGTCCGGCTTGTCGGGTGGTGCCATGAACACCGTGGTGACTTCTTGCTCGTCTATGAGCTCATGCCCAATGGCAGCGTCGACCAGCACCTCTACGGCAAAGGCGTGCACCTCACCTGGCCGACACGGTATGACATTGCACTGGGCCTCGCGTCGGCATTGCTCTACCTCCACGAGGAGTGCCTTCAGTGCATCGTGCACCGCGACATCAAGCCGAGCAATGTGATGCTGGATGCCACCTTCAGTGCCAAGCTCGGCGACTTTGGCCTTGCCAAGCTAGTTGAGCATGGCAGCCAGCCCTACACCACCGTCCTGGCTGGCACGTTAGGCTACTTGGCGCCAGAGTGCCTGACGACAGGCAAGGCAAGCCGGGAATCGGACGTGTACAGCTTCGGCGTCGTGGCACTGGAGATTGCTTGCGGACGACAGCCATCGGAGCCCACGGCGGAGCCGAGCAAGGCAAGGCTGGTGCCGTGGGTGTGGGAGCTTTATGGGAAGAAAGCCCTTCTCGAAGCGGCGGACTGGAGGTTGAAGGGGGAGTTTGACGAGAAGCAGATGGAGCATCTGATGGTGGTCGGACTATGGTGCGCTCATCCGGACTACACGCATAGGCCAAGCATCAGGCAGGCCCTGAATGCCCTGAAATTTGAGGCGCCATTGCCTGTGCTAGCGCCGAAGATGCCGGTGCCGACGTTCTTCCCTTTGCCTGACTTGGCTGCTCTGGTATCATCAGTTGGAGGTGCGCAGAACCCAGGCGTTACTGAGTGCGAGTCATCAGGGGCTAATGCTGGCCAACGGTCTTCGGTGAGGGATAGACTTCTGGAGCCATGA
- the LOC123444563 gene encoding helicase-like transcription factor CHR28, protein MMAEEPAMDFDDGGYGGAEDNLSMPLGDFMAFLESEPADDGAEDPRPEANQGSSEVPVDMTGFANGFERHEEFLEDEMQANQGSLEVPMDTTGVANEFGSHEEFLGDEGFWSQYQMEAMVEQGDGTFDYSDAKPLVGSDLSGNCRTTNHNNQPLPRDTLNHINAAEEANAFPYEVLSNCSYVGDQMYFGKAQVKAESHLEGMGPPTNTYLPCNQFPEQSGLSEVKSEDTGAILDNTGQEGNQYIPMNTFSLDHNAAIPDVSYTELNFGEATGSMNNGNSSCLTVQGDYLQGEFGECPKAEYGYLDMAGEMSLHDLPDNNQSYEMDQIPQNICESSSMQTGSSDQYCDDTSLSGCYMTSPESLSCEQIQSEYVGLKSESSTDSSPIPSSRNSTTEDADKYLGGSTKQLLNSSLVPISHQHPYRSLTDQMPPSFHEQQYDIHRSGNSFTRGNLSRSCFGANANGDSDLFNLSSHRAPGHLLPPQGIQGKVNNFQQSLSAIPFVPRFGGTTYKSHDERVTLRLALQDISQPKSETNPPDGLLSVPLLRHQKIALSWMVQKEKNGSHCSGGILADDQGLGKTISTISLILTERAPLPRSTVIKPELCEAVSLDDDDDDPTDLCLKRRSQTCSSEVTTSTTVKTENHIVEIKARPAAGTLVVCPTSVLRQWAEELRNKVTSKANLSFLVYHGSNRTKDPNELTKYDVVLTTYSIVSMEVPKQSSPDSDDEEKGKADRYGAPVSGSKKRKASSSKKTKKAATEKSNLPEKPLARVAWFRVILDEAQSIKNYRTNVAGACWNLRAKRRWCLSGTPIQNAVEDLFSYFKFLRYEPYCNYKQFCTMIKMPISRHPINGYKKLQVVLKTVMLRRTKATMLDGKPIISLPPKTISLKAVNFTSEERAFYNTLEAESRAQFKVYAAAGTVRQNYVNILLMLLRLRQACDHPHLVKGHESSWTSSLESANKLPMERKHELLVCLQSCSAICALCNDAPEDAVVTTCGHVFCNQCILEQLTGDDSICPVSNCRVRLNATSLFSRGTLEFSLCKSTSEFQSNDSCTEIVQTENQTGIDSSYASSKVRAALDIILSLPKVDPTHSDSKKTIGLASENINGKSSEHADTKTTEKAIVFSQWTRMLDLLEVHLQASHVTYRRLDGTMSVAAREKAVNDFKTVPEVSVMIMSLKAASLGLNMVAACHVLMLDLWWNPTTEDQAVDRAHRIGQTRPVTVSRLTVKDTVEDRILALQEKKREMVASAFGEDKSGGGQTRLTVDDLNYLFMV, encoded by the exons ATGATGGCGGAGGAACCGGCGATGGATTTCGACGACGGGGGCTACGGCGGCGCCGAGGACAACCTCTCCATGCCCCTCGGCGACTTCATGGCCTTCCTCGAGAGCGAGCCCGCCGACGACGGGGCGGAGGACCCGCGGCCCGAG GCCAATCAAGGTTCCTCAGAGGTGCCAGTGGACATGACAGGTTTTGCAAATGGGTTTGAAAGGCATGAAG AATTTTTGGAGGATGAAATGCAGGCCAATCAAGGCTCCTTAGAGGTGCCAATGGACACGACAGGTGTTGCAAATGAATTTGGAAGCCATGAAG AATTTTTGGGTGATGAAGGTTTCTGGTCGCAATACCAGATGGAAGCAATGGTGGAACAAGGAGATGGAACCTTTGATTACTCCGATGCTAAGCCTTTGGTTGGCAGTG ATTTATCTGGAAACTGTAGAACTACCAACCATAACAACCAACCTTTACCAAGGGACACATTAAACCATATAAATGCTGCTGAAGAAGCAAATGCATTTCCATACGAAGTTCTCTCAAATTGTtcatatgttggtgaccaaatgtaCTTTGGCAAAGCACAGGTCAAAGCAGAGAGCCACTTAGAGGGCATGGGGCCACCAACGAATACTT ATTTGCCATGTAATCAGTTCCCAGAGCAATCTGGTTTGAGTGAAGTTAAAAGTGAGGATACAGGAGCAATATTGGATAACACTGGTCAGGAGGGTAATCAATACATACCAATGAACACATTCTCTCTTGACCATAATGCTGCCATCCCTGATGTTTCTTACACTGAACTGAACTTTGGTGAGGCAACTGGAAGCATGAACAATGGCAATAGCAGCTGCCTAACTGTACAGGGAGATTATCTGCAGGGGGAGTTTGGGGAATGTCCTAAAGCAGAGTATGGTTATCTTGATATGGCTGGTGAAATGTCACTGCATGATTTGCCGGATAACAATCAGTCATATGAGATGGATCAGATCCCGCAGAATATATGTGAAAGCAGTTCGATGCAGACGGGCTCTTCTGATCAATATTGTGATGATACATCTTTATCAGGTTGCTACATGACTTCCCCAGAGTCATTATCCTGTGAGCAGATCCAGTCTGAATATGTTGGTTTAAAGAGTGAGTCTAGCACCGACTCTTCTCCAATACCCTCAAGCAGAAACTCTACTACAGAGGATGCTGATAAATACTTAGGAGGCTCAACAAAACAGTTGCTGAACTCTAGTTTAGTTCCTATCAGCCACCAACACCCGTATAGGAGCCTGACAGATCAAATGCCTCCATCTTTTCATGAACAACAATACGATATTCACAGAAGTGGCAACTCCTTTACTCGGGGTAATTTATCAAGAAGTTGCTTCGGTGCAAATGCCAATGGCGATTCTGATTTATTTAACCTTAGTAGTCATCGTGCTCCTGGTCATTTATTGCCACCCCAGGGAATCCAGGGAAAAGTAAATAACTTCCAACAATCTTTGTCTGCAATTCCTTTTGTTCCTCGATTTGGCGGGACGACATATAAGTCGCATGATGAAAGGGTGACTCTACGACTTGCGTTGCAG GATATATCCCAGCCAAAGTCTGAGACTAATCCACCTGATGGGCTTTTATCAGTTCCTTTACTGAGGCATCAG AAAATCGCTCTGTCATGGATGGTACAAAAGGAGAAAAATGGTTCACACTGCTCTGGTGGAATTCTCGCAGATGATCAG GGCTTGGGTAAAACCATATCAACTATTTCACTGATATTGACAGAAAGAGCACCATTACCAAGGTCAACTGTCATTAAGCCAGAGCTATGCGAAGCTGTATCtcttgacgatgacgacgacgaccccaCTGATCTTTGTTTGAAAAGGAGGTCACAGACATGTAGTTCTGAAGTGACAACAAGCACTACAGTTAAGACAGAGAATCATATTGTAGAGATTAAGGCCAGGCCAGCTGCTGGGACTCTGGTTGTTTGCCCGACAAGTGTTCTACGGCAGTGGGCGGAAGAACTGAGGAACAAAGTTACCAGCAAAGCTAATTtgtcctttctagtatatcatggTAGCAACCGTACGAAGGATCCTAACGAGCTCACTAAATATGATGTTGTGCTAACTACGTATTCTATAGTAAGTATGGAGGTACCAAAGCAATCAAGTCCTGATAGTGACGATGAAGAGAAAGGGAAGGCAGACAGATATGGTGCTCCTGTTTCAGGCAGCAAAAAGAGGAAGGCTTCATCTTCTAAGAAAACTAAAAAGGCCGCAACAGAGAAGAGTAACTTACCAGAGAAACCTCTTGCGAGAGTAGCATGGTTCAGGGTTATTCTTGATGAAGCGCAAAGTATTAAAAATTACCGAACCAATGTTGCTGGGGCTTGCTGGAATTTGAGAGCCAAAAGAAGGTGGTGCTTGTCAGGGACACCAATACAGAATGCTGTTGAAGATCTCTTTAGCTATTTCAAATTTCTCCGATATGAACCGTATTGTAATTACAAGCAATTTTGCACCATGATAAAAATGCCAATCAGCAGGCACCCAATTAATGGTTACAAGAAGCTACAAGTTGTTTTGAAGACAGTAATGCTACGTCGGACTAAAG CGACAATGTTGGATGGAAAACCAATCATTTCCCTACCACCGAAGACCATTTCTCTCAAGGCTGTGAACTTCACGAGTGAGGAGCGTGCATTTTATAACACCCTAGAAGCTGAATCACGAGCACAATTTAAG GTCTATGCAGCTGCTGGTACTGTTAGGCAAAACTACGTGAATATCCTGCTGATGCTTTTACGGCTCAGACAGGCATGTGATCACCCTCACCTAGTTAAAGGTCATGAGTCTAGCTGGACCTCTTCATTGGAGAGTGCGAATAAACTTCCAATGGAACGAAAACATGAATTGCTGGTTTGTTTGCAATCTTGTTCAGCTATATGTGCTCTCTGCAAC GATGCACCAGAAGACGCTGTCGTTACTACATGCGGTCATGTTTTTTGCAACCAGTGCATATTGGAGCAACTTACTGGCGATGACAGCATATGTCCAGTCTCTAATTGCAGAGTCCGACTTAATGCAACTTCATTATTCTCTCGAGGCACCCTTGAATTCTCCTTGTGCAAATCAACAAGTGAATTCCAGTCTAATGATTCCTGTACAGAGATTGTACAGACTGAAAATCAAACTGGGATTGATTCATCTTATGCATCTTCTAAAGTGAGGGCTGCCCTAGATATCATTCTCTCATTACCTAAAGTTGATCCCACCCATAGTGATAGCAAAAAAACAATTGGGCTTGCCTCTGAAAATATCAATGGGAAGAGTTCAGAACATGCTGACACCAAAACGACAGAGAAGGCCATTGTTTTCTCTCAATGGACTAGAATGCTGGATTTGCTAGAGGTTCATTTGCAAGCTTCTCATGTGACCTATCGGAGGCTTGATGGAACAATGTCTGTTGCTGCTCGGGAGAAAGCCGTAAATGATTTCAAAACAGTTCCAGAG GTTTCTGTTATGATCATGTCTCTCAAAGCTGCGAGTCTTGGTCTAAATATGGTGGCTGCCTGCCATGTGCTTATGCTCGATCTTTGGTGGAATCCTACCACCGAGGACCAAGCTGTTGATAGAGCACATCGTATTGGCCAAACACGACCAGTTACAGTATCTAGGTTAACTGTCAAAGATACTGTTGAAGATCGTATTTTGGCGCTCCAG GAGAAAAAGCGGGAGATGGTTGCTTCTGCTTTTGGGGAAGATAAATCTGGTGGCGGCCAGACTCGACTGACAGTGGATGACTTGAATTATTTGTTTATGGTTTAG